Proteins from one Ricinus communis isolate WT05 ecotype wild-type chromosome 9, ASM1957865v1, whole genome shotgun sequence genomic window:
- the LOC8288354 gene encoding 2-succinylbenzoate--CoA ligase, chloroplastic/peroxisomal isoform X1, whose translation MSNYSQAHICQCLTRLSTLRPNSIVTITGNRQTTGKQFVENVLSLAGGLTKLGLRKGDIVAICAFNSDLYLEWLLAVAFIGGIVAPLNYRWLLQSFEEAKSAMLSVKAVMFVADESCSFWYSELKINSIPSLMWHVFLDFSSSSVIQASNILTTDTLRKQGIGSPELNYSWAPERAVLICFTSGTTGRPKGVLISHSALTVQSLAKVAFVGYCEDDVYLHTAPLCHIGGLSSAMAMLMVGACHVFIPKFNASLAVDVIDQHNVTSLITVPATMGDLISLTREKETWKGRHTLKKMLNGGGSLSVGLIKDASKCFPRAKLLSAYGMTESCSSLTFMTLYDPTLETPDQLLQTYGRTKLTSVNQPQGVCVGKPAPHVEIKICPDGSSHSGRILTRGPHAMLRYWDQTPSEASDRTNEIWLDTGDIGIIDGSGNLWLIGRANNRIKSGGENVHPEEVEAILLQHPGVAAAIVLGIPDARLMEMVVACIRLREGWRWSNDDCKPLAGKEILLCSEILQKYCREKNLSRFKVPKIFIIWRKPFPLTTSGKIRRDQIRGEVTSHLQFLPSSL comes from the exons ATGTCTAATTACTCTCAGGCTCACATATGCCAATGCCTGACACGACTATCAACTCTCCGGCCTAATTCTATCGTCACCATCACCGGCAACCGGCAAACAACGGGCAAGCAGTTCGTTGAAAACGTATTGAGTCTAGCCGGTGGACTCACTAAACTTGGCCTCAGAAAGGGCGACATTGTAGCAATCTGTGCTTTTAACAG TGATTTGTATTTGGAGTGGTTATTAGCTGTTGCTTTTATTGGTGGAATAGTTGCCCCTTTGAATTATAGATGG TTGTTGCAGAGCTTTGAAGAAGCGAAATCAGCTATGTTGAGTGTGAAGGCAGTGATGTTTGTGGCGGATGAGAGTTGTAGTTTTTGGTATTCAGAGCTCAAGATCAATTCTATACCTTCTTTGATGTGGCATGTTTTCTTGGATTTCTCTTCATCTAGTGTTATTCAAGCTTCAAACA TATTAACTACAGATACGCTTCGAAAGCAAGGGATAGGATCTCCAGAATTGAATTACTCTTGGGCACCTGAGCGTGCTGTCTTGATATGCTTCACTTCAG GTACCACTGGAAGGCCAAAAGGAGTACTCATAAGCCATTCAGCTTTGACAGTACAATCCTTGGCAAAAGTTGCATTTGTTGGTTACTGTGAGGATGAT GTCTATTTGCATACTGCCCCATTGTGCCATATTGGTGGATTGTCATCAGCTATGGCTATGCTAATGGTTGGAGCTTGTCATGTGTTTATACCCAAGTTTAATGCTTCATTAGCTGTAGATGTTATTGACCAACACAACGTGACCTCTCTGATCACTGTCCCTGCAACAATGGGTGATCTGATTTCCTTAACCAG GGAAAAGGAAACTTGGAAAGGGAGACATACTTTGAAGAAAATGTTAAATGGAGGTGGGAGTCTATCGGTTGGGCTTATTAAAGATGCCAGCAAATGCTTCCCAAGAGCTAAGCTTCTGTCAGCTTATG GAATGACAGAGAGCTGTTCTTCTCTAACCTTCATGACCCTCTATGATCCTACACTTGAAACCCCTGATCAGCTCTTACAGACGTATGGTAGAACAAAACTCACTTCGGTTAACCAACCACAAGGTGTATGCGTTGGCAAGCCTGCACCACATGTGGAAATAAAGATATGTCCTGATGGCTCTTCTCACTCTGGAAGAATTTTAACTAGAGGCCCACATGCAATGCTTAGATATTGGGACCAAACTCCATCTGAGGCTAGTGACCGTACCAATGAAATTTGGCTCGACACAGGTGACATTGGTATCATAGATGGTTCTGGTAATTTATGGCTCATTGGGCGCGCGAATAATCGTATCAAGAGTGGCGGGGAGAATGTTCATCCTGAAGAG GTGGAAGCAATCCTGTTGCAACATCCAGGAGTTGCTGCTGCCATTGTTCTGGGAATTCCGGATGCTCGTCTGATGGAGATGGTTGTTGCTTGCATTAGATTAAGAGAAGGTTGGCGGTGGTCTAACGATGATTGTAAACCTCTTGCCGGAAAAGAGATACTCTTATGCAGTGAGATCCTCCAGAAATACTGTCGAGAAAAGAATTTGTCCAG ATTTAAAGTGCCTAAAATTTTCATCATATGGAGGAAGCCATTTCCATTAACAACAAGTGGAAAGATAAGAAGAGATCAAATTCGTGGAGAAGTTACATCTCATCTTCAATTCTTACCCTCTAGTCTTTga
- the LOC8288354 gene encoding 2-succinylbenzoate--CoA ligase, chloroplastic/peroxisomal isoform X2: MSNYSQAHICQCLTRLSTLRPNSIVTITGNRQTTGKQFVENVLSLAGGLTKLGLRKGDIVAICAFNSDLYLEWLLAVAFIGGIVAPLNYRWSFEEAKSAMLSVKAVMFVADESCSFWYSELKINSIPSLMWHVFLDFSSSSVIQASNILTTDTLRKQGIGSPELNYSWAPERAVLICFTSGTTGRPKGVLISHSALTVQSLAKVAFVGYCEDDVYLHTAPLCHIGGLSSAMAMLMVGACHVFIPKFNASLAVDVIDQHNVTSLITVPATMGDLISLTREKETWKGRHTLKKMLNGGGSLSVGLIKDASKCFPRAKLLSAYGMTESCSSLTFMTLYDPTLETPDQLLQTYGRTKLTSVNQPQGVCVGKPAPHVEIKICPDGSSHSGRILTRGPHAMLRYWDQTPSEASDRTNEIWLDTGDIGIIDGSGNLWLIGRANNRIKSGGENVHPEEVEAILLQHPGVAAAIVLGIPDARLMEMVVACIRLREGWRWSNDDCKPLAGKEILLCSEILQKYCREKNLSRFKVPKIFIIWRKPFPLTTSGKIRRDQIRGEVTSHLQFLPSSL, translated from the exons ATGTCTAATTACTCTCAGGCTCACATATGCCAATGCCTGACACGACTATCAACTCTCCGGCCTAATTCTATCGTCACCATCACCGGCAACCGGCAAACAACGGGCAAGCAGTTCGTTGAAAACGTATTGAGTCTAGCCGGTGGACTCACTAAACTTGGCCTCAGAAAGGGCGACATTGTAGCAATCTGTGCTTTTAACAG TGATTTGTATTTGGAGTGGTTATTAGCTGTTGCTTTTATTGGTGGAATAGTTGCCCCTTTGAATTATAGATGG AGCTTTGAAGAAGCGAAATCAGCTATGTTGAGTGTGAAGGCAGTGATGTTTGTGGCGGATGAGAGTTGTAGTTTTTGGTATTCAGAGCTCAAGATCAATTCTATACCTTCTTTGATGTGGCATGTTTTCTTGGATTTCTCTTCATCTAGTGTTATTCAAGCTTCAAACA TATTAACTACAGATACGCTTCGAAAGCAAGGGATAGGATCTCCAGAATTGAATTACTCTTGGGCACCTGAGCGTGCTGTCTTGATATGCTTCACTTCAG GTACCACTGGAAGGCCAAAAGGAGTACTCATAAGCCATTCAGCTTTGACAGTACAATCCTTGGCAAAAGTTGCATTTGTTGGTTACTGTGAGGATGAT GTCTATTTGCATACTGCCCCATTGTGCCATATTGGTGGATTGTCATCAGCTATGGCTATGCTAATGGTTGGAGCTTGTCATGTGTTTATACCCAAGTTTAATGCTTCATTAGCTGTAGATGTTATTGACCAACACAACGTGACCTCTCTGATCACTGTCCCTGCAACAATGGGTGATCTGATTTCCTTAACCAG GGAAAAGGAAACTTGGAAAGGGAGACATACTTTGAAGAAAATGTTAAATGGAGGTGGGAGTCTATCGGTTGGGCTTATTAAAGATGCCAGCAAATGCTTCCCAAGAGCTAAGCTTCTGTCAGCTTATG GAATGACAGAGAGCTGTTCTTCTCTAACCTTCATGACCCTCTATGATCCTACACTTGAAACCCCTGATCAGCTCTTACAGACGTATGGTAGAACAAAACTCACTTCGGTTAACCAACCACAAGGTGTATGCGTTGGCAAGCCTGCACCACATGTGGAAATAAAGATATGTCCTGATGGCTCTTCTCACTCTGGAAGAATTTTAACTAGAGGCCCACATGCAATGCTTAGATATTGGGACCAAACTCCATCTGAGGCTAGTGACCGTACCAATGAAATTTGGCTCGACACAGGTGACATTGGTATCATAGATGGTTCTGGTAATTTATGGCTCATTGGGCGCGCGAATAATCGTATCAAGAGTGGCGGGGAGAATGTTCATCCTGAAGAG GTGGAAGCAATCCTGTTGCAACATCCAGGAGTTGCTGCTGCCATTGTTCTGGGAATTCCGGATGCTCGTCTGATGGAGATGGTTGTTGCTTGCATTAGATTAAGAGAAGGTTGGCGGTGGTCTAACGATGATTGTAAACCTCTTGCCGGAAAAGAGATACTCTTATGCAGTGAGATCCTCCAGAAATACTGTCGAGAAAAGAATTTGTCCAG ATTTAAAGTGCCTAAAATTTTCATCATATGGAGGAAGCCATTTCCATTAACAACAAGTGGAAAGATAAGAAGAGATCAAATTCGTGGAGAAGTTACATCTCATCTTCAATTCTTACCCTCTAGTCTTTga
- the LOC8288354 gene encoding 2-succinylbenzoate--CoA ligase, chloroplastic/peroxisomal isoform X3: MSNYSQAHICQCLTRLSTLRPNSIVTITGNRQTTGKQFVENVLSLAGGLTKLGLRKGDIVAICAFNSDLYLEWLLAVAFIGGIVAPLNYRWLLQSFEEAKSAMLSVKAVMFVADESCSFWYSELKINSIPSLMWHVFLDFSSSSVIQASNILTTDTLRKQGIGSPELNYSWAPERAVLICFTSGTTGRPKGVLISHSALTVQSLAKVAFVGYCEDDVYLHTAPLCHIGGLSSAMAMLMVGACHVFIPKFNASLAVDVIDQHNVTSLITVPATMGDLISLTREKETWKGRHTLKKMLNGGGSLSVGLIKDASKCFPRAKLLSAYGMTESCSSLTFMTLYDPTLETPDQLLQTYGRTKLTSVNQPQGVCVGKPAPHVEIKICPDGSSHSGRILTRGPHAMLRYWDQTPSEASDRTNEIWLDTGDIGIIDGSGNLWLIGRANNRIKSGGENVHPEEELLLPLFWEFRMLV, encoded by the exons ATGTCTAATTACTCTCAGGCTCACATATGCCAATGCCTGACACGACTATCAACTCTCCGGCCTAATTCTATCGTCACCATCACCGGCAACCGGCAAACAACGGGCAAGCAGTTCGTTGAAAACGTATTGAGTCTAGCCGGTGGACTCACTAAACTTGGCCTCAGAAAGGGCGACATTGTAGCAATCTGTGCTTTTAACAG TGATTTGTATTTGGAGTGGTTATTAGCTGTTGCTTTTATTGGTGGAATAGTTGCCCCTTTGAATTATAGATGG TTGTTGCAGAGCTTTGAAGAAGCGAAATCAGCTATGTTGAGTGTGAAGGCAGTGATGTTTGTGGCGGATGAGAGTTGTAGTTTTTGGTATTCAGAGCTCAAGATCAATTCTATACCTTCTTTGATGTGGCATGTTTTCTTGGATTTCTCTTCATCTAGTGTTATTCAAGCTTCAAACA TATTAACTACAGATACGCTTCGAAAGCAAGGGATAGGATCTCCAGAATTGAATTACTCTTGGGCACCTGAGCGTGCTGTCTTGATATGCTTCACTTCAG GTACCACTGGAAGGCCAAAAGGAGTACTCATAAGCCATTCAGCTTTGACAGTACAATCCTTGGCAAAAGTTGCATTTGTTGGTTACTGTGAGGATGAT GTCTATTTGCATACTGCCCCATTGTGCCATATTGGTGGATTGTCATCAGCTATGGCTATGCTAATGGTTGGAGCTTGTCATGTGTTTATACCCAAGTTTAATGCTTCATTAGCTGTAGATGTTATTGACCAACACAACGTGACCTCTCTGATCACTGTCCCTGCAACAATGGGTGATCTGATTTCCTTAACCAG GGAAAAGGAAACTTGGAAAGGGAGACATACTTTGAAGAAAATGTTAAATGGAGGTGGGAGTCTATCGGTTGGGCTTATTAAAGATGCCAGCAAATGCTTCCCAAGAGCTAAGCTTCTGTCAGCTTATG GAATGACAGAGAGCTGTTCTTCTCTAACCTTCATGACCCTCTATGATCCTACACTTGAAACCCCTGATCAGCTCTTACAGACGTATGGTAGAACAAAACTCACTTCGGTTAACCAACCACAAGGTGTATGCGTTGGCAAGCCTGCACCACATGTGGAAATAAAGATATGTCCTGATGGCTCTTCTCACTCTGGAAGAATTTTAACTAGAGGCCCACATGCAATGCTTAGATATTGGGACCAAACTCCATCTGAGGCTAGTGACCGTACCAATGAAATTTGGCTCGACACAGGTGACATTGGTATCATAGATGGTTCTGGTAATTTATGGCTCATTGGGCGCGCGAATAATCGTATCAAGAGTGGCGGGGAGAATGTTCATCCTGAAGAG GAGTTGCTGCTGCCATTGTTCTGGGAATTCCGGATGCTCGTCTGA
- the LOC8288356 gene encoding uncharacterized protein LOC8288356 produces the protein MGTRGVVGDKWSMRILWACAIGSAISLYMVAVERQQKNRDRMLAESLQDMEAESGSGESI, from the exons ATGGGAACCCGAGGAGTTGTAGGGGATAAATGGTCAATGAGGATTCTTTGGGCCTGTGCTATTGGAAGTGCAATCA GCCTATATATGGTTGCTGTAGAAAGACAGCAAAAGAACAGAGACCGAATGCTGGCCGAAAGTTTACAGGATATGGAGGCTGAGTCGGGCAGTGGGGAGAGTATTTAA
- the LOC8288357 gene encoding glycine-rich protein 5 — MENLKCFLVCFLILTCSSFTFAHRVLTGTTTDDHPENQVSTEWNRDTEQGAGGGGGGRGIGIGIGTGSGSGGGKGFGYGSGSGGGKGVGIGIGTGGGSGGGAGKGVGIGIGTGGGSGGGSGGGAGGGQYGVIPGFGFMPVPMPIGSGNFGGGGGGFGGGGGGGGGGQIGYIPIIPPSNIGGGGGGGGGGGGGSVGYTGYFCPPPCLTYAAAAAKNTNGHENNH, encoded by the exons atggaaaatttaaaatgtttcTTGGTGTGTTTCTTGATCTTGACATGCTCAAGCTTCACTTTCGCTCATAGGGTCCTTACGGGTACTACAACTGATGATCATCCTGAGAATCAAGTTAGCACAGAGTGGAACAGAGATACTGAACAAGGTGCAGGTGGGGGCGGTGGAGGACGTGGTATTGGTATTGGAATAGGAACTGGTAGTGGATCTGGAGGAGGAAAAGGCTTTGGGTATGGAAGTGGTTCAGGAGGAGGGAAAGGTGTTGGCATTGGCATTGGCACTGGAGGAGGTTCAGGTGGAGGTGCAGGAAAAGGTGTTGGTATTGGCATTGGCACTGGAGGAGGTTCAGGAGGAGGTTCAGGTGGAGGTGCAGGTGGAGGTCAATATGGTGTGATCCCAGGCTTTGGATTTATGCCAGTGCCAATGCCTATTGGCAGTGGTAATTTTGGTGGTGGAGGGGGTGGCTTTGGTGGAGGCG gtggtggtggtggtggtggtcaAATTGGTTATATCCCAATTATACCTCCATCTAATATCGGCGGCGGCGGCGGAGGCGGAGGCGGTGGTGGCGGTGGATCTGTTGGATACACAGGCTATTTTTGTCCTCCTCCGTGTCTCACTTATGCAGCAGCTGCTGCTAAGAACACAAATGGTCATGAAAACAATCACTAG